A single region of the Cricetulus griseus strain 17A/GY unplaced genomic scaffold, alternate assembly CriGri-PICRH-1.0 unplaced_scaffold_1, whole genome shotgun sequence genome encodes:
- the LOC113838085 gene encoding polypyrimidine tract-binding protein 1-like, which produces MDGIVPDIAVGTKRGSDELFSMCVSSGPFIMSSSTSAANGNNSKKFKGDNRSTGVPSRVIHVRSLPSDVTEGEVISLGLPFGKVTNLLMLKGKKQAFIEMNTEEAANTMVNYYTSVAPVLRGQPIYIQFSNHKELKTDSSPNHARAQAALQAVNSVQPGNLALAASAAAVDAGMAMAGQSPVLRILVENLFYPVTLDVLHQIFSKFGTVLKIITFTKNNRFQALLQYADPVSAQHAKLSLDGQNIYKAWCSLRIDFSKLTSLYVKYNNDKSRDYTRPDLPSGDSQPSLDQTMAAAFGLSVPNVHRALAPLAIPSAASAAAAGRIAIPGLAGAGNSVLLVSNLNPERVTPQSLFILFGVYGDVLRVKILFNNKENALVQMADGSQAQRAMSHLIFFFTRESLRIILSKHQSVQLPREGQEDQGLTKDYGSSPLHRFKKPGSKNFQNIFPPSPTLHLSNIPPSLSEDDLKNLFSSNGGVVKGFKFFQKDRKMALIQMGSVEEAMKALIELHNHDLG; this is translated from the coding sequence ATGGATGGCATCGTCCCAGACATAGCAGTCGGTACAAAGCGGGGCTCCGACGAGCTCTTCTCCATGTGTGTCAGCAGCGGCCCCTTCATCATGAGCAGCTCAACTTCTGCAGCCAATGGAAATAATAGCAAGAAGTTTAAAGGTGACAACAGGAGCACAGGGGTCCCGTCCAGAGTCATCCATGTCCGCTCACTACCCAGTGATGTCACTGAGGGCGAGGTTATCTCTCTGGGGCTGCCCTTTGGGAAGGTCACCAACCTCCTTATGCTGAAGGGGAAAAAACAGGCCTTCATTGAAATGAACACAGAGGAGGCTGCCAACACTATGGTCAACTACTATACGTCAGTGGCACCCGTGCTGCGTGGACAGCCCATCTACATCCAGTTCTCCAACCACAAGGAGCTCAAAACTGACAGCTCACCCAACCATGCACGTGCCCAGGCAGCCCTGCAGGCTGTGAACTCTGTGCAGCCCGGAAACCTGGCCTTGGCAGCCTCTGCCGCTGCCGTGGATGCGGGGATGGCAATGGCAGGCCAGAGCCCAGTGCTAAGGATCCTTGTTGAAAACCTCTTCTACCCAGTGACCCTGGATGTTCTGCACCAGATCTTCTCTAAGTTTGGCACAGTTCTCAAGATCATCACGTTTACCAAGAATAACCGGTTCCAGGCACTGCTGCAGTATGCCGACCCTGTGAGCGCCCAACATGCCAAGCTGTCGCTGGATGGCCAGAACATCTACAAAGCCTGGTGCTCGTTGCGCATTGACTTCTCCAAGCTCACTAGTCTTTATGTCAAGTACAACAATGACAAGAGCAGGGACTACACTCGCCCCGACTTGCCCTCTGGGGACAGCCAGCCTTCGCTGGACCAGACCATGGCTGCAGCCTTTGGCCTCTCTGTTCCTAATGTCCACAGAGCGTTGGCCCCCCTGGCCATACCTTCTGCTGCTTCGGCTGCTGCAGCTGGCCGCATTGCCATTCCAGGCCTGGCAGGTGCCGGAAATTCCGTCCTTCTGGTCAGCAACCTGAACCCTGAGAGAGTCACACCCCAAAGCCTCTTTATTCTCTTCGGAGTCTATGGTGACGTGCTGCGGGTGAAGATTCTgttcaacaacaaagaaaatgcacTTGTCCAGATGGCGGATGGCAGTCAGGCCCAGCGGGCCATGagccacctgatttttttttttacacggGAATCATTGCGCATCATACTGTCGAAGCATCAGAGTGTGCAGCTGCCTCGGGAGGGACAGGAGGACCAGGGCCTCACCAAGGACTATGGTAGCTCACCACTGCACCGCTTCAAGAAGCCGGGCTCCAAGAACTTCCAGAATATCTTTCCGCCCTCACCTACTCTCCACCTCTCCAATATCCCGCCCTCTTTGTCAGAAGACGACCTCAAGAACCTCTTCTCCAGCAACGGTGGTGTGGTCAAAGGCTTCAAGTTCTTCCAGAAGGACCGAAAGATGGCCCTGATCCAGATGGGCTCTGTGGAGGAGGCCATGAAGGCGCTAATTGAACTGCACAACCATGACCTGGGCTAG